In Raphanus sativus cultivar WK10039 chromosome 5, ASM80110v3, whole genome shotgun sequence, the following proteins share a genomic window:
- the LOC108856609 gene encoding transcription initiation factor IIA large subunit: MATTTTTSGVYIHVIEDVVSKVREEFVNNGGPGESVLSELQGIWETKMMQAGVLSGPIERSSAQRPTPGGPLTHDLNVPYEGTEEYETPTAEMLFPPTPMQTPLPTPLPGTADNSSMYNIPTGSSDYPTPGAENGSHADVKARPSPYMQPPSPWTNPRLDVNVAYVDGRDEPERGNPNQHFTQDLFVPSSGKRKRDESSAQYQNGGSIPQQDGACDAMPMASLEGDTLCITFVGDKRVPRDVICSSSKIPQVDGPTPDPYDEMLSTPNIYSYQGPSEDFNEGRTPAPNEIQTSTPVTAQNDIIEDDEELLNEDDDDDELDDLESGEDMNTQHLVLAQFDKVTRTKSRWKCNLKDGIMHINDKDILFNKALGEFDF, encoded by the exons ATGGCTACAACGACGACAACGAGCGGTGTGTATATCCACGTCATCGAGGACGTCGTCAGCAAAGTCCGTGAGGAGTTCGTTAACAACGGAGGTCCCGGCGAGAGTGTTCTCTCTGAGCTTCAAGGA ATTTGGGAGACAAAGATGATGCAAGCTGGAGTCTTGTCTGGACCAATTGAAAGGTCATCGGCTCAGAGGCCAACACCTGGAGGTCCATTGACTCATGATCTGAATGTTCCTTATGAAGGTACAGAGGAGTACGAGACTCCCACTGCTGAAATGCTCTTCCCTCCT ACACCTATGCAGACTCCCCTTCCAACGCCGCTTCCTGGTACGGCTGATAACTCTTCTATGTATAATATCCCTACTGGATCAAGTGATTATCCCACTCCTGGAGCTGAGAATGGAAGCCATGCTGATGTTAAAGCAAGACCCAGTCCTTATATG CAACCACCTTCTCCTTGGACAAATCCAAGGCTTGATGTCAATGTTG CTTATGTGGATGGCCGTGATGAGCCTGAGAGAGGAAACCCTAATCAGCATTTTACACAG GACTTATTTGTCCCATCATCCGGGAAACGGAAGCGTGATGAGTCTTCTGCACAGTATCAAAATGGTGGATCTATACCACAACAGGATGGTGCATGCGATGCCATGCCTATG GCGAGCCTTGAGGGTGATACACTCTGCATAACATTTGTTGGCGATAAAAGGGTCCCACGAGATGTAATCTGCTCATCTTCAAAGATACCTCAAGTGGATGGGCCAACGCCTGACCCTTATGATGAAATGTTGTCCACTCCAAAT ATATACAGCTATCAAGGACCCAGTGAAGACTTCAACGAGGGCAGAACACCTGCTCCAAACG AGATCCAAACGAGCACTCCTGTTACTGCTCAAAACGATATCATTGAAGATGACGAAGAGCTGTTGAACGAAGATGATGACGATGACGAGCTAGATGACTTAGAGAGTGGTGAGGATATGAACACGCAACATCTGGTTTTGGCTCAGTTTGACAAG GTGACTCGCACAAAGAGCAGGTGGAAGTGTAATCTGAAAGATGGGATCATGCATATAAACGATAAGGACATCCTCTTCAACAAA gcgCTTGGCGAGTTTGACTTCTGA
- the LOC108859725 gene encoding tropinone reductase homolog At1g07450: MDINRWSLQCMTALVTGGTKGIGYAIVEELASFGARVHTCDIDKTSLDECLSEWQIKGFQVSGSVCDVTSRPQREQLIQTVSSLFGSKLNILVNNVGKFMLKPTLESTAEDFSSLIATNLESAYHISQLAHPLLKASGNGSIVFISSVSGIVSGTAPIYGATKGAMNQLGRNLACEWASDSIRVNSVAPWVTATSLVRKYLDDKKFADAMFSRTPLGRACEPREVASLVTFLCLPAASYITGQTICVDGGFIVNGFSYKPEV; this comes from the exons ATGGATATCAACAGGTGGAGTCTTCAATGTATGACTGCTCTTGTCACCGGTGGAACCAAGGGAATTGG GTATGCAATAGTGGAGGAGCTTGCAAGTTTTGGTGCAAGAGTACACACGTGTGATATAGACAAAACTTCGCTTGATGAATGCTTAAGTGAATGGCAAATTAAAGGTTTTCAAGTCAGTGGTTCAGTTTGTGATGTTACCTCTCGACCTCAGAGAGAGCAATTGATACAGACTGTTTCTTCTCTATTTGGTTCCAAACTCAACATCCTT GTAAACAATGTTGGCAAGTTCATGTTAAAGCCAACTTTAGAAAGTACAGCAGAAGATTTCTCAAGTTTGATAGCTACAAATTTGGAATCTGCTTACCATATCTCCCAATTGGCACATCCTCTGCTTAAAGCCTCGGGAAACGGTAGTATCGTATTCATTTCCTCTGTATCAGGGATTGTCTCTGGCACTGCCCCCATATATGGTGCAACAAAAG GAGCCATGAATCAACTGGGAAGAAACTTGGCCTGTGAATGGGCAAGTGATAGCATAAGGGTTAACTCTGTAGCTCCTTGGGTCACTGCAACTTCACTTGTCAGAAAA TATCTTGATGACAAGAAATTCGCTGATGCTATGTTCTCAAGAACCCCATTAGGCCGTGCATGTGAACCGCGTGAGGTTGCGTCGTTAGTTACATTTCTTTGTCTCCCTGCAGCTTCTTATATAACAGGACAAACCATCTGTGTTGATGGAGGTTTCATTGTTAATGGCTTCTCCTACAAGCCAGAGGTGTAA